A single window of Salvia splendens isolate huo1 chromosome 6, SspV2, whole genome shotgun sequence DNA harbors:
- the LOC121809018 gene encoding uncharacterized protein LOC121809018: MENWKNLMHVFVTIFLSNFASLLVNPTIADVTMEAVCPGKDECSLSIYLSGFQQAIAGLASVVMMPLIGNLSDTYGRKLLLTIPLTLAIIPFVILATKRTTEFFYVYYVVKTLTSTVTDGGTICLALSYMFVSVVCLVVATARPLVARLLMLLHRVGDWKFVVGDCNNW; encoded by the exons atggaGAATTGGAAGAACTTGATGCATGTATTTGTGACCATATTTCTGTCCAATTTCGCATCGTTGTTAGTGAATCCGACTATCGCAGACGTTACCATGGAAGCTGTGTGCCCCGGAAAAGATGAATGTTCACTCTCCATTTATCTCTCCGGCTTCCAACAGGCT ATTGCAGGATTGGCGTCTGTGGTTATGATGCCATTGATTGGGAATTTATCCGACACATACGGTCGAAAACTGTTGCTCACAATCCCTTTAACCCTTGCAATCATCCCTTTTG TAATATTGGCTACGAAGAGGACAACGGAGTTTTTCTACGTGTACTATGTTGTGAAGACTCTAACATCAACGGTAACGGATGGTGGCACCATCTGCCTCGCGCTTAGTTATATG TTTGTCAGTGTTGTTTGTTTGGTTGTTGCAACTGCAAGACCTTTGGTTGCTAGGCTGTTGATGCTCTTGCATCGGGTAGGGGATTGGAAATTTGTTGTTGGTGATTGCAACAATTGGTGA
- the LOC121808453 gene encoding hippocampus abundant transcript 1 protein-like — protein sequence MVCGTLTARILPTDRIYQVAAVVAIVAAVYMRIFLEADRRTSPLANDGLEQPMLKSTTEEERNESLKTTDLMKLPKDMYRLFKTSNTVSLASFVAFFNSLAEAGIAAFLMYFLKARFHFQKDQFADIWLITYAAATFSTMVLMPLLGLILGEETLLCIGLFAGFLNMLLDSIAWEPWVPYASAFLGIFLFLASPSIRCIISRKVGAHDQGIAQGCLMGIASLANVVSPLIFSPLSALFLSDDAPFNFPGFSILSVGLAYLIAFFISIVIKIQPHCSTNKACNHPCSLA from the exons ATGGTATGTGGAACATTAACCGCTCGAATTCTTCCCACAGATCGTATATATCAGGTAGCGGCCGTTGTAGCCATTGTGGCAGCAGTTTACATGAGAATCTTTCTTGAGGCCGATCGAAGGACATCCCCCCTCGCCAACGATGGCCTTGAGCAGCCAATGTTGAAGTCCACAactgaagaagaaagaaacgAGTCGTTGAAGACCACAGATTTGATGAAGTTACCAAAGGACATGTATCGTTTGTTCAAGACCAG CAATACTGTCTCGTTGGCCTCGTTCGTTGCCTTCTTCAACAGCCTTGCTGAGGCAGGAATTGCTGCTTTCTTGATG TATTTCTTAAAGGCGCGGTTCCATTTCCAGAAAGATCAATTTGCTGATATATGGCTTATCACATACGCTGCAGCAACCTTCTCAACC ATGGTGTTAATGCCTCTACTTGGTCTAATTCTAGGAGAGGAGACACTTCTTTGCATAGGACTTTTCGCAGGATTCTTGAAT ATGCTGCTTGACAGCATAGCTTGGGAACCTTGG GTCCCTTATGCTTCTGCCTTCTTGGGAATCTTCCTCTTCCTAGCAAGTCCAAGT ATCAGATGCATCATTTCAAGAAAAGTCGGGGCTCATGACCAG GGGATTGCTCAAGGATGTCTTATGGGGATAGCTTCATTAGCTAATGTTGTCTCTCCATTAATCTTTAGCCCTCTCTCTG CTTTGTTCCTATCCGACGACGCCCCATTCAACTTCCCCGGCTTCAGTATCTTGAGCGTTGGCCTCGCCTAC CTTATAGCTTTCTTTATCAGTATAGTCATCAAGATTCAACCGCATTGCTCAACAAACAAAGCATGTAACCACCCATGTTCCTTGGCCTAG